The Daucus carota subsp. sativus chromosome 2, DH1 v3.0, whole genome shotgun sequence genome includes a window with the following:
- the LOC108208224 gene encoding MDIS1-interacting receptor like kinase 1, with protein sequence MKRITMQSNLQLLFIFFYCCIVFCDASVSTALPNELPNELSTLLSIKASLVDPLDHLKDWTFVSTKTGFQHCNWTGVSCNPQGLVEKLDISSMNLTGHVTDDIQQLSSLTLLNICCNAFSSSLPKSLANLVFLESIDVSLNDFVGGFPSGLGMAENLTAVNASSNNFVGFLPDDLGNATGLQSIDFRGSFFQGSIPKSFKNLRHLTFLGLSGNNLTGRIPEELGQLSSLETMILGYNFFEGPIPSVFGNLSNLQYLDLAVGTLTGSIPAELGNLKKLTTLYLYQNNLEGKIPSTIGNITSLMYFDVSDNQISGEIPEEIANLKNLVLLNVMRNQLSGLVPDKIGELTKLEVLELWKNSLTGPLPMNLGMHSPLRWLDVSSNSFHGDIPEGLCFLGNLTKLILFNNSFSGAIPLGLSNCSSLVRVRIQNNILSGTIPSGFGSLPKLQRLEMANNNLTGHIPDDFAFSESLSFIDVSWNHLKSSLPSRILSNPQLQTFAAANNNLTGSIKNQFQECPSLSVLDLSNNYFSGKIPKGIASCERLVNLNLCNNQLTGEIPVPLATMSALSILDLSRNSLVGRIPESFGNSPALEMLNLSFNKLEGPVPTNGLLVTMNPNDLMGNSGLCGGILPQCSSQRMKSTVHTRNVHIHHIILGFLVGMSVIVSLGLILFATRWAYRSWFLYSNLYIHWFKKGDLEWPWRLVAFQRLSFTSPEILTCLKESNVLGMGGSGIVYKAETHRPHSVVAVKKLWRSNDPDVESGDDLFAEVNLLGRLRHRNIVRLLGYLHNEKDVMMIYQYMPHGNLGEALHGKQRGKMLVDWVSRYDVAVGVAQGLAYLHHDCRPPIIHRDVKCNNILLDASFDARIADFGLARTMLRKNETVSMVAGSYGYIAPEYGYTLKVDEKSDIYSYGVVLLELLTGKQPLDPGFGDSVDIVEWIRKTSSNGKLDEALDPEIGGQCKHVQEEMLLVLRIALICTAKLPKDRPSMRDIITMLGEAKPRRKSVSLNWGLNNSNREKPVFSNSPVMGLL encoded by the exons ATGAAGAGGATCACTATGCAATCAAATCTACAACttctcttcatcttcttctacTGTTGCATTGTCTTTTGTGATGCTTCAGTTTCCACAGCATTACCAAATGAATTACCAAATGAGTTATCCACATTATTATCCATCAAAGCCAGTCTAGTTGACCCTTTAGATCATCTCAAAGACTGGACTTTTGTGTCTACAAAAACTGGTTTTCAGCATTGCAACTGGACTGGTGTGTCCTGCAATCCACAAGGCCTCGTCGAAAAGCTGGACATTTCAAGCATGAACCTCACTGGCCATGTAACAGATGATATCCAGCAACTTAGTAGTCTTACTCTACTCAACATTTGTTGCAATGCATTTTCATCTTCACTGCCTAAATCACTGGCAAATTTGGTTTTTCTTGAGAGCATTGATGTTTCGTTGAACGATTTTGTTGGAGGCTTTCCCAGTGGACTTGGGATGGCTGAAAACTTGACAGCAGTCAATGCTTCCAGCAACAATTTTGTGGGGTTTCTGCCTGATGATCTTGGCAATGCAACAGGACTTCAGAGCATTGATTTTCGCGGGAGTTTCTTCCAGGGGTCCATTCCAAAATCTTTCAAGAACTTGAGGCATTTAACTTTTCTTGGACTTTCTGGTAACAATCTGACAGGGAGGATTCCAGAGGAGCTGGGCCAACTTTCTTCACTGGAGACTATGATTCTTggatacaacttcttcgaaggtCCTATACCATCAGTGTTTGGTAATTTAAGCAATCTTCAGTATCTTGATTTGGCAGTAGGGACCTTAACAGGTTCCATTCCAGCTGAATTGGGTAACCTCAAGAAACTAACCACATTGTACCTGTATCAGAACAATTTAGAAGGGAAAATTCCATCTACAATAGGAAACATCACTTCCTTGATGTATTTTGATGTGTCTGATAACCAAATCTCGGGGGAGATTCCAGAGGAAATTGCAAATTTGAAGAACTTGGTGCTGTTAAATGTTATGCGCAATCAACTTTCTGGCCTTGTTCCAGACAAGATAGGTGAGTTGACTAAACTAGAAGTTCTTGAACTATGGAAAAACTCTTTAACAGGTCCTTTGCCGATGAACCTTGGGATGCATTCGCCGCTGAGATGGCTAGACGTGTCTTCGAATTCATTTCATGGGGACATACCAGAGGGGCTGTGTTTTTTAGGCAACTTGACTAAACtcattttgtttaataattctttttctgGTGCAATTCCTTTAGGTCTGTCAAATTGCTCTTCACTAGTTAGAGTTAGAAttcaaaacaatattttatccgGTACAATTCCATCAGGATTCGGAAGCTTGCCAAAACTTCAAAGATTAGAGATGGCGAACAACAACCTCACTGGACATATACCAGATGATTTTGCTTTCTCTGAGTCACTTTCTTTCATCGATGTCTCCTGGAACCACCTCAAATCATCCTTGCCTTCAAGAATTCTCTCAAATCCTCAACTACAAACTTTTGCAGCTGCGAATAATAATTTGACAGGCAGCATCAAGAACCAGTTCCAGGAATGCCCATCTCTTTCAGTTCTTGATCTGTCAAACAATTACTTTTCAGGGAAAATTCCAAAGGGTATAGCTTCATGTGAGAGGCTAGTGAATCTGAATCTTTGTAACAACCAATTGACAGGTGAAATTCCAGTACCATTAGCTACAATGTCGGCACTTTCCATCCTGGATCTGTCAAGAAATTCATTGGTGGGAAGAATTCCTGAAAGTTTCGGGAACTCACCTGCCCTTGAGATGCTCAATCTATCTTTCAACAAGCTCGAGGGTCCTGTACCAACCAATGGTTTGTTAGTGACAATGAATCCAAATGATCTTATGGGGAATTCTGGACTTTGTGGTGGAATACTCCCCCAATGTTCTTCTCAAAGAATGAAAAGTACAGTGCACACAAGGAATGTTCATATTCATCACATTATCCTAGGATTTTTAGTTGGAATGTCTGTGATTGTGTCCCTGGGTCTCATACTATTTGCTACAAGATGGGCATATAGAAGCTGGTTCTTATACAGCAATCTATATATTCATTGGTTCAAGAAAGGAGATTTGGAGTGGCCATGGAGACTTGTAGCATTTCAGAGGCTAAGTTTCACCAGTCCAGAAATTCTAACTTGCTTAAAAGAATCAAATGTGCTTGGAATGGGAGGCAGTGGAATTGTCTACAAGGCAGAAACTCATCGTCCACACTCTGTTGTTGCAGTTAAGAAGCTATGGAGATCGAATGATCCTGATGTTGAAAGTGGAGATGATTTATTCGCAGAAGTGAATCTTTTAggaaggctcagacacagaaacaTAGTGAGACTGTTGGGATATCTTCACAATGAGAAGGATGTTATGATGATATATCAGTACATGCCTCATGGTAACCTTGGCGAGGCCTTGCATGGGAAACAAAGGGGGAAGATGCTGGTAGATTGGGTTTCTAGGTACGATGTTGCTGTTGGCGTAGCACAAGGACTAGCTTATCTTCATCATGATTGTCGACCTCCAATCATTCATCGCGATGTCAAGTGCAATAACATTCTACTGGATGCCAGTTTTGATGCAAGGATTGCTGACTTTGGCTTGGCAAGAACAATGCTGAGGAAGAATGAGACCGTTTCTATGGTAGCCGGATCCTACGGATATATTGCACCAG AATACGGTTACACACTAAAGGTGGACGAGAAGAGTGACATCTACAGTTACGGCGTGGTACTACTAGAGCTTCTCACTGGGAAACAACCATTGGACCCTGGATTCGGAGACTCTGTGGATATTGTGGAGTGGATCCGAAAAACATCAAGCAacgggaaactggatgaagcaTTAGACCCTGAGATAGGAGGGCAATGTAAACATGTACAAGAAGAGATGCTGCTGgttctcagaattgcactcatCTGCACTGCTAAACTACCCAAGGACAGGCCATCAATGAGAGACATTATAACAATGCTTGGAGAAGCAAAGCCAAGGAGGAAAAGTGTTTCTCTTAACTGGGGTCTTAACAATTCTAACAGAGAGAAGCCAGTTTTCAGCAACTCACCAGTGATGGGCCTTCTGTAA
- the LOC108209959 gene encoding hypothetical protein At1g04090, producing MFCLCRESEYEDLCPLQQPQPFSLPSPTPQWPQGQGFGTGRINLGEIEVFEVTTFESICSSLVRKKEKGVTFYRPVGIPDGFYKFGDYCQPNDKPLRGYVLVAGELAADRQEDKSALVKPQSYILLWSSDSENGEQVFIWQPRAPVGYKALGFVVTTEPREPELEEVRCIRADLTEDCELCNLMLDTVSTLSSYPIKIWNTRSCVRGMLGTGVSVGTFFCSTYLDSGDDMKIVCLKNLDSSLHAMPNLDQIHALIKHYGPTVFFHPDEAYLPSSVGWFFKNGALLYSKEKAKGEAIDSRGSNLPRGGVNDGKYWLDLPDDDEAQEYIKKGNMESSLLYVHVKPAIGGSFTDIVMWIFCPFNGPSTIKAGLLNFEMSKVGEHVGDWEHYTLRLSNFTGELWYVYFSEHSGGEWVDASSLEFIGGNRAVIYSAKSGHASFPHAGTYIQGSTKLNIGLRNDTARSNYLIDSSTKYEIIAAEYLGKGIIKEPNWLQYMREWGPTIVYDSRSELDKIMNFLPFFFKLSVESIIELFPTEIYGEEGPTGPKEKDNWLGDER from the exons atgTTTTGTTTGTGCAGGGAAAGTGAGTATGAAGATTTGTGCCCTTTGCAGCAACCACAGCCCTTTTCTCTTCCTAGTCCTACTCCACAATGGCCTCAAG GTCAAGGTTTTGGCACAGGACGCATAAACCTAGGTGAAATTGAAGTTTTTGAAGTCACCACGTTTGAAAGTATTTGCAGCAGCTTAGTACGAAAGAAAGAGAAAGGTGTAACATTTTACAGACCTGTGGGAATTCCAGATGGTTTTTACAAATTTGGTGACTACTGTCAGCCAAATGACAAGCCACTTAGAGGATATGTTCTTGTGGCTGGAGAATTGGCTGCAGATAGACAAGAAGATAAATCTGCTTTAGTTAAACCTCAGAGTTACATTTTACTTTGGAGTTCAGACTCCGAAAACGGAGAACAAGTTTTTATTTGGCAGCCAAGGGCACCTGTAGGTTACAAAGCTTTGGGCTTTGTGGTCACAACTGAACCAAGGGAGCCTGAGCTTGAAGAAGTGAGATGCATCCGAGCCGATCTTACAGAGGATTGTGAACTGTGTAATTTGATGCTCGATACAGTCTCCACTTTGTCTAGTTACCCAATTAAGATTTGGAATACTAGATCCTGTGTAAGGGGAATGTTAGGCACAGGTGTTTCCGTTGGGACATTTTTCTGCAGTACCTACCTAGATTCTGGAGATGACATGAAAATTGTTTGCTTAAAGAATCTTGATTCCTCGTTACATGCAATGCCGAATTTAGACCAGATccatgctcttataaaacattatGGACCTACAGTTTTCTTCCATCCAGATGAGGCTTACTTACCCTCATCGGTGGGATGGTTTTTCAAAAATGGAGCACTTTTGTATAGTAAAGAAAAAGCTAAGGGTGAAGCCATCGATTCTAGAGGCTCAAATTTGCCACGTGGTGGAGTAAATGATGGGAAATATTGGTTAGATTtgccagatgatgatgaggcaCAAGAGTATATCAAGAAAGGTAATATGGAGAGTTCTTTGCTGTATGTTCATGTAAAACCAGCTATAGGAGGAAGTTTCACTGATATTGTAATGTGGATATTTTGCCCCTTTAACGGACCATCTACTATAAAAGCAGGActgttaaattttgaaatgagcAAAGTAGGTGAGCATGTTGGTGACTGGGAGCACTACACACTCCGTCTCAGCAACTTTACTGGCGAACTTTGGTATGTTTATTTCTCAGAACATAGTGGAGGTGAGTGGGTTGATGCCAGTTCATTGGAATTTATTGGGGGAAATAGAGCAGTTATTTATTCAGCAAAAAGTGGCCATGCAAGTTTCCCTCATGCGGGTACTTACATCCAGGGATCTACAAAACTTAATATAGGGTTAAGAAATGACACTGCTCGCAGCAATTATCTTATTGATTCAAGCACGAAGTATGAGATCATTGCAGCAGAATATCTTGGAAAAGGTATTATTAAGGAGCCAAATTGGTTACAATACATGAGAGAGTGGGGTCCTACCATTGTGTATGACTCACGTTCAGAACTGGATAAGATAATGAACTTTCttccattttttttcaaattatctgTGGAGAGCATAATAGAATTGTTCCCGACTGAGATTTATGGCGAGGAAGGACCAACAGGACCAAAGGAGAAAGACAACTGGCTAGGGGATGAAAGATAA